From Dioscorea cayenensis subsp. rotundata cultivar TDr96_F1 chromosome 13, TDr96_F1_v2_PseudoChromosome.rev07_lg8_w22 25.fasta, whole genome shotgun sequence, the proteins below share one genomic window:
- the LOC120274855 gene encoding cytochrome P450 90B2 isoform X1, whose protein sequence is MSSHMELLLLLSLALISLFLFFTLIKCRRRRAKLPPGTSGYPFIGETFAYLKPHKATSIGHFMKQHMSRYGKIYRSNLFGEPTIVSADPGLNRFILQNEGRLFECSYPKSIGGILGKWSMLVLVGDMHRDMRMISLNFMSSLRLRLFLLPEVERHTLLVLNSWKEGSSFSAQEEAKKFTFNLMAKNIMSMDPGEAETEKLRLEYITFMKGVVSAPLNFPGTPYWKALKSRSSILSVIERKMDERIKIKASTDDDGEDKPEEDDLLSWALNNSNLSKEQILDLLLSLLFAGHETSSMALTLAIFFLEGCPKAVEELRVEHHEINRKKKERGEIGLNWDDYKQMEFSQCVINETLRLGNVVNFVHRKALKDVQYKGFDIPSGWKVLPVFAAVHLDPSLYSDPQEFNPWRWQKSSSSTSNTNNFMPYGGGPRLCAGSELAKLEMAVFLHHLVLNYQWTLDEPDCPLAYPYIDFPKGLPIKVHRI, encoded by the exons ATGTCTTCTCACATGGagctcctcctccttctttctcttgcaCTAATATCCCTCTTCTTATTCTTCACTCTCATCAaatgtagaagaagaagagccaAACTTCCTCCGGGAACCTCCGGTTATCCGTTTATCGGCGAAACATTCGCTTATCTCAAACCTCACAAAGCCACCTCCATAGGCCACTTCATGAAGCAACACATGTCAAG ATATGGGAAGATATATAGATCGAATCTTTTCGGTGAACCGACGATAGTTTCTGCTGATCCTGGGTTAAATAGGTTCATTCTTCAGAATGAGGGGAGGTTGTTTGAGTGTAGCTATCCAAAGAGCATAGGAGGAATACTTGGCAAGTGGTCTATGTTAGTCTTGGTTGGAGATATGCATAGAGACATGAGAATGATCTCTCTTAACTTCATGAGCAGTTTGAGACTTAGGTTGTTTCTTCTTCCAGAGGTTGAGAGGCACACTCTTTTAGTTCTTAATTCTTGGAAAGAAGGCTCCTCTTTCTCAGCTCAAGAAGAAGCCAAGAAG tttacttttaatttgatgGCAAAGAACATCATGAGCATGGATCCAGGAGAAGCAGAAACTGAGAAGTTGAGATTGGAGTACATAACATTCATGAAAGGAGTGGTGTCTGCCCCTTTGAACTTTCCTGGAACTCCATATTGGAAAGCTTTGAAG TCGAGATCGAGCATTCTTAGTGTTATCGAGCGGAAAATGGACGAAAGAATCAAGATCAAGGCGAGCACCGACGATGACGGTGAGGATAAACCCGAAGAAGATGATTTACTTAGCTGGGCTTTGAATAATTCCAATTTATCAAAAGAACAGATCCTTGATCTTTTGCTTAGCTTGCTCTTTGCTGGCCATGAAACTTCATCCATGGCCTTGACCTTAGCCATCTTTTTCCTTGAAGGTTGTCCTAAAGCTGTTGAAGAACTAagg GTTGAGCACCATGAGATTaatagaaagaagaaggaaagaggaGAGATTGGATTGAACTGGGATGACTACAAGCAAATGGAGTTCAGCCAATGT GTCATTAATGAAACACTGAGGCTTGGAAATGTTGTCAATTTTGTGCATAGGAAGGCTCTTAAGGATGTTCAATAtaaag GATTTGATATTCCGAGTGGATGGAAAGTGCTACCAGTGTTTGCTGCAGTGCACTTGGATCCTTCATTGTATAGTGATCCTCAAGAGTTTAATCCATGGAGATGGCAG AAGAGCTCTTCAAGcacaagtaatacaaacaaCTTCATGCCATACGGAGGAGGACCACGTTTGTGTGCAGGATCAGAGCTTGCAAAGTTAGAAATGGCAGTGTTTTTGCACCACCTTGTGTTGAACTATCAATGGACACTTGATGAGCCTGATTGTCCACTTGCTTATCCTTATATTGATTTCCCAAAAGGGTTGCCAATTAAGGTGCATAGAATATAA
- the LOC120274706 gene encoding LOW QUALITY PROTEIN: succinate dehydrogenase [ubiquinone] flavoprotein subunit, mitochondrial-like (The sequence of the model RefSeq protein was modified relative to this genomic sequence to represent the inferred CDS: deleted 1 base in 1 codon): MWRSCVSRGLRFASRNPSIVARSPFPLLASRTLSTDSAGGSSSYTLVDHTYDAVVVGAGGAGLRAAIGLSEHGFNTACITKLFPTRSHTVAAQGGINAALGNMTEDDWRWHMYDTVKGSDWLGDQDAIQYMCREAPKAVIELENYGLPFSRTEDGKIYQRAFGGQSLNFGKGGQAYRCACAADRTGHALLHTLYGQAMKHNTQFFVEYFALDLLMDKNGACQGVIALNMEDGTLHRFRAASTILATGGYGRAYFSATSAHTCTGDGNAMVARAGLPLQDLEFVQFHPTGIYGAGCLITEGSRGEGGILRNSEGERFMERYAPTAKDLASRDVVSRSMTMEIREGRGVGPLKDHIYLHLNHLPPEVLKERLPGISETAAIFAGVDVTKEPIPVLPTVHYNMGGVPTNYHGEVVDIKGDDPDAVIPGLMAAGEAACASVHGANRLGANSLLDIVVFGRACANRVAEIHKPGEKQKPLEKDAGEKTIAWLDELRNANGSLPTSKIRLNMQRVMQNNAAVFRTQETLEEGCQLIDKAWDSFHDVKIRDRSLIWNSDLIETIELENLLINACITMHSAEARKESRGAHAREDFTKRDDENWMKHTLGYWENKKVRLAYRPVHMNTLDDEIESFPPKARVY, from the exons ATGTGGCGCAGCTGCGTGTCCCGTGGCCTTCGTTTCGCTTCCAGGAACCCATCGATCGTGGCCCGATCGCCGTTCCCTCTCCTCGCTTCCCGAACTCTCTCCACCGATTCG GCTGGTGGATCGTCGTCATACACCCTAGTGGATCATACTTATGATGCAGTTGTTGTTGGTGCTGGAGGTGCGGGTCTTCGGGCAGCTATTGGGCTTTCTGAGCATGGGTTTAATACTGCTTGTATCACCAAGCTCTTCCCTACTCGCTCCCATACTGTTGCAGCTCAG GGTGGTATAAATGCAGCATTGGGAAATATGACTGAAGATGACTGGAGGTGGCACATGTACGATACAGTTAAAGGAAGTGATTGGCTAG GTGATCAGGACGCTATCCAGTATATGTGTAGAGAGGCCCCAAAAGCAGTGATTGAGCTTGAAAATTATGGCTTGCCTTTTTCCAGAACTGAGGATGGGAAAATATATCAGCGTGCTTTCGGGGGCCAAAGTTTGAATTTTGGGAAAG GTGGGCAGGCATATCGTTGTGCATGTGCTGCTGATCGAACAGGTCATGCATTGCTGCACACTCTTTATGGGCAGGCAATGAAGCATAATACTCAGTTTTTTGTGGAATACTTTGCATTGGATCTTCTCATGGATAAAAATG GAGCTTGCCAAGGGGTGATTGCGCTAAATATGGAGGATGGGACTCTTCACCGCTTCCGTGCTGCTTCTACCATTCTGGCCACTGGG GGTTATGGAAGGGCTTACTTCTCTGCAACCTCAGCTCATACATGCACCGGCGATGGGAATGCTATGGTTGCACGAGCTGGACTGCCCCTTCAG GATCTTGAGTTTGTACAGTTCCATCCAACTGGCATATACGGTGCTGGGTGTCTAATAACAGAAG GATCTCGTGGTGAGGGTGGTATTCTAAGGAACAGTGAAGGCGAAAGATTCATGGAACGTTATGCGCCAACGGCCAAGGATCTTGCTTCACGAGATGTTGTTTCAAGATCTATGACCATGGAAATTAGGGAAGGCCGTGGTGTAG GGCCTCTAAAAGATCACATTTATCTTCACTTGAATCACTTGCCACCTGAGGTTCTGAAGGAAAGACTCCCTGGCATTTCTGAAACTGCTGCAATTTTTGCGGGTGTTGATGTTACAAAGGAGCCCATCCCCGTTTTACCTACAGTGCACTATAATATGGGTGGTGTTCCCACAAATTACCATGGGGAG GTTGTTGACATCAAAGGTGATGATCCAGATGCCGTTATTCCTGGTTTAATGGCTGCTGGAGAAGCAGCTTGTGCGTCAGTTCACGGTGCTAACCGGCTTGGTGCCAATTCCCTTCTTGATATTGTTGTCTTTGGTAGAGCCTGTGCAAACAGGGTTGCCGAGATACATAAGCCAG GAGAGAAACAGAAACCTCTTGAAAAGGATGCTGGAGAGAAGACCATTGCCTGGCTGGATGAGTTAAGAAATGCAAATGGTTCACTGCCCACTTCAAAAATCCGTCTAAATATGCAACGGGTCATGCAAAATAATGCTGCGGTTTTTCGCACTCAAGAAACATTAGAAGAAG GTTGTCAACTGATTGACAAGGCGTGGGATAGTTTTCATGATGTCAAAATTCGTGATCGGAGCCTGATATG GAACTCTGAC TTAATTGAGACCATAGAGCTGGAAAATCTTTTAATAAATGCGTGTATCACCATGCATTCTGCTGAAGCCAGAAAAGAGAGCAGAGGTGCTCATGCTCGTGAAGATTTCACG AAAAGAGATGATGAGAATTGGATGAAGCACACACTGGG
- the LOC120274855 gene encoding cytochrome P450 90B2 isoform X2, translating to MSSHMELLLLLSLALISLFLFFTLIKCRRRRAKLPPGTSGYPFIGETFAYLKPHKATSIGHFMKQHMSRYGKIYRSNLFGEPTIVSADPGLNRFILQNEGRLFECSYPKSIGGILGKWSMLVLVGDMHRDMRMISLNFMSSLRLRLFLLPEVERHTLLVLNSWKEGSSFSAQEEAKKFTFNLMAKNIMSMDPGEAETEKLRLEYITFMKGVVSAPLNFPGTPYWKALKSRSSILSVIERKMDERIKIKASTDDDGEDKPEEDDLLSWALNNSNLSKEQILDLLLSLLFAGHETSSMALTLAIFFLEGCPKAVEELRVEHHEINRKKKERGEIGLNWDDYKQMEFSQCVINETLRLGNVVNFVHRKALKDVQYKGFDIPSGWKVLPVFAAVHLDPSLYSDPQEFNPWRWQSSSSTSNTNNFMPYGGGPRLCAGSELAKLEMAVFLHHLVLNYQWTLDEPDCPLAYPYIDFPKGLPIKVHRI from the exons ATGTCTTCTCACATGGagctcctcctccttctttctcttgcaCTAATATCCCTCTTCTTATTCTTCACTCTCATCAaatgtagaagaagaagagccaAACTTCCTCCGGGAACCTCCGGTTATCCGTTTATCGGCGAAACATTCGCTTATCTCAAACCTCACAAAGCCACCTCCATAGGCCACTTCATGAAGCAACACATGTCAAG ATATGGGAAGATATATAGATCGAATCTTTTCGGTGAACCGACGATAGTTTCTGCTGATCCTGGGTTAAATAGGTTCATTCTTCAGAATGAGGGGAGGTTGTTTGAGTGTAGCTATCCAAAGAGCATAGGAGGAATACTTGGCAAGTGGTCTATGTTAGTCTTGGTTGGAGATATGCATAGAGACATGAGAATGATCTCTCTTAACTTCATGAGCAGTTTGAGACTTAGGTTGTTTCTTCTTCCAGAGGTTGAGAGGCACACTCTTTTAGTTCTTAATTCTTGGAAAGAAGGCTCCTCTTTCTCAGCTCAAGAAGAAGCCAAGAAG tttacttttaatttgatgGCAAAGAACATCATGAGCATGGATCCAGGAGAAGCAGAAACTGAGAAGTTGAGATTGGAGTACATAACATTCATGAAAGGAGTGGTGTCTGCCCCTTTGAACTTTCCTGGAACTCCATATTGGAAAGCTTTGAAG TCGAGATCGAGCATTCTTAGTGTTATCGAGCGGAAAATGGACGAAAGAATCAAGATCAAGGCGAGCACCGACGATGACGGTGAGGATAAACCCGAAGAAGATGATTTACTTAGCTGGGCTTTGAATAATTCCAATTTATCAAAAGAACAGATCCTTGATCTTTTGCTTAGCTTGCTCTTTGCTGGCCATGAAACTTCATCCATGGCCTTGACCTTAGCCATCTTTTTCCTTGAAGGTTGTCCTAAAGCTGTTGAAGAACTAagg GTTGAGCACCATGAGATTaatagaaagaagaaggaaagaggaGAGATTGGATTGAACTGGGATGACTACAAGCAAATGGAGTTCAGCCAATGT GTCATTAATGAAACACTGAGGCTTGGAAATGTTGTCAATTTTGTGCATAGGAAGGCTCTTAAGGATGTTCAATAtaaag GATTTGATATTCCGAGTGGATGGAAAGTGCTACCAGTGTTTGCTGCAGTGCACTTGGATCCTTCATTGTATAGTGATCCTCAAGAGTTTAATCCATGGAGATGGCAG AGCTCTTCAAGcacaagtaatacaaacaaCTTCATGCCATACGGAGGAGGACCACGTTTGTGTGCAGGATCAGAGCTTGCAAAGTTAGAAATGGCAGTGTTTTTGCACCACCTTGTGTTGAACTATCAATGGACACTTGATGAGCCTGATTGTCCACTTGCTTATCCTTATATTGATTTCCCAAAAGGGTTGCCAATTAAGGTGCATAGAATATAA